From a region of the Constantimarinum furrinae genome:
- a CDS encoding AMP-binding protein, which yields MNATSPYLHPAFTLNGTSFETVEEFLLFANELEQEGYEHEVSIAKFIKRWYEPETHITVKTSGSTGRSKRILLSKEAMVNSAKATGTFFKLAEKTSALLCLHPKFIAGKMMVVRAITLGWDLHVVAPEKDALTQYDNDYDFVAMVPYQVHHSIEDLNKVKKLIVGGGPVSAELEQKLQDVNCEAFATYGMTETCTHVAIRRLNGPAASSLYSALPNVKFNTDERGCLVITAPDILTEAITTNDLVDIKTPTSFVWLGRMDNVINSGGIKIFPETIEQKLVKSIELPFIIASETDELLGERVILILEKAEETALQNYSEAFSTLESYERPKKIYTISKFPYTETGKIKRTDVIQLLKKYK from the coding sequence TTGAACGCAACCTCACCGTATCTTCACCCTGCTTTCACTCTCAATGGTACATCATTTGAAACTGTTGAAGAATTCCTCTTGTTTGCCAACGAACTCGAGCAGGAAGGATACGAACATGAAGTAAGTATAGCTAAATTCATTAAAAGATGGTATGAGCCTGAAACTCATATAACGGTAAAAACGTCGGGCTCAACTGGAAGATCGAAAAGAATATTGCTTTCAAAGGAGGCAATGGTGAATAGTGCCAAGGCAACCGGCACCTTCTTTAAACTGGCTGAAAAGACTTCGGCTCTATTATGTCTGCATCCTAAGTTTATAGCCGGAAAGATGATGGTGGTACGAGCAATAACGCTTGGGTGGGATCTTCACGTAGTGGCGCCCGAAAAAGATGCGCTAACCCAATACGACAATGACTATGATTTTGTAGCTATGGTTCCCTATCAGGTACATCATTCTATCGAAGATCTGAATAAGGTGAAAAAATTGATCGTAGGTGGCGGGCCTGTATCTGCAGAACTGGAACAAAAACTGCAAGATGTAAATTGTGAAGCTTTTGCTACATATGGCATGACCGAAACCTGTACTCATGTGGCAATTCGACGGCTTAATGGTCCGGCGGCTTCTTCGCTCTATTCTGCCTTGCCCAATGTAAAATTCAATACCGATGAACGGGGGTGTCTTGTCATTACAGCACCCGATATCCTAACAGAGGCCATTACTACCAATGATCTGGTAGACATTAAAACTCCCACTTCCTTTGTCTGGTTGGGAAGAATGGATAACGTGATTAACAGCGGCGGGATAAAAATCTTTCCTGAAACCATTGAGCAAAAACTCGTGAAAAGCATCGAACTTCCTTTTATCATAGCTTCGGAAACTGACGAATTATTAGGGGAGCGGGTGATCCTCATTCTCGAGAAAGCCGAAGAGACTGCACTTCAAAATTATTCTGAAGCATTTTCGACACTGGAATCCTATGAACGTCCTAAAAAGATCTATACCATCTCCAAGTTTCCTTATACCGAAACCGGCAAGATAAAACGAACCGATGTAATTCAGCTGCTCAAAAAGTACAAATAG
- a CDS encoding CPBP family glutamic-type intramembrane protease → MYITQAFRYAHEPWRYALGGLLIFLASQLGAIPLLLVATFKLMNDGGSLEQLEDPNAILTILDSNLTLFLMLLSFAIGLGVLYLIVKYLHKQPFITLTTSRPKTDWGRVWFGFGLIAITTVVLTTIDYYQNPQDYILQFDLIPFLILAAIVVIMIPLQTSFEEYLFRGYLMQGIGVSSVRRYFPLITIYSAVAIIGYMILISEVTLHPAIHFVLVLALIGLIVLLITTKVLLPLTETKGYQDLSKKFSNRFLPLVITSVIFGGLHFFNPEVEKIGNIIMLYYIGTGFLLGIMTLMDEGMELALGFHAGNNMVAALLVTADWTVFQTNSVLKDISEPSAGFDVLLPVLIVYPIFLLIMAWRYKWTNWKEKLFGAINPPPEEITSTPGSN, encoded by the coding sequence ATGTATATAACACAAGCTTTTAGATATGCTCACGAACCCTGGCGATATGCGCTGGGAGGGCTTCTTATTTTTCTGGCGTCACAACTGGGCGCCATTCCTTTATTGCTGGTAGCCACTTTTAAATTAATGAACGATGGAGGAAGTCTCGAACAACTTGAGGATCCCAATGCCATTTTAACCATATTAGATTCTAATCTTACCCTCTTCCTCATGCTGCTCAGCTTTGCCATAGGGTTAGGTGTATTGTATCTCATAGTCAAATATTTACACAAGCAACCATTTATCACGTTAACAACCTCCCGACCCAAAACCGATTGGGGAAGGGTGTGGTTTGGTTTTGGGCTTATAGCTATAACTACAGTGGTTTTAACGACCATAGATTATTATCAGAATCCGCAGGATTATATCCTTCAGTTCGATCTTATTCCGTTTCTTATCCTTGCGGCCATAGTGGTTATCATGATTCCGTTGCAGACCAGTTTTGAGGAATATCTGTTTCGGGGCTATTTGATGCAAGGGATAGGTGTTTCATCGGTGCGGAGATATTTTCCACTAATAACGATCTATAGTGCCGTAGCGATTATCGGATATATGATTTTGATTTCTGAGGTCACACTGCACCCGGCGATTCACTTTGTACTGGTATTGGCGCTTATTGGTTTGATCGTTTTACTTATCACAACTAAAGTACTTCTACCTCTTACTGAAACAAAAGGGTATCAAGATCTAAGTAAGAAATTTAGTAACAGATTCCTGCCATTGGTGATCACTTCGGTAATTTTTGGCGGACTCCATTTTTTTAACCCTGAAGTTGAAAAGATCGGGAATATTATCATGCTGTATTATATAGGTACCGGATTTTTGCTGGGTATAATGACACTCATGGACGAAGGGATGGAACTGGCACTAGGCTTTCATGCCGGAAATAATATGGTGGCTGCTTTGCTGGTTACGGCAGACTGGACCGTGTTTCAAACCAACTCGGTTTTAAAGGATATTTCGGAACCCTCGGCAGGCTTCGATGTTTTACTTCCTGTCCTGATCGTATACCCTATCTTTCTGCTAATCATGGCATGGCGGTATAAATGGACGAATTGGAAGGAGAAATTGTTCGGAGCAATTAATCCGCCACCCGAAGAGATAACCTCAACACCTGGCAGTAACTAA